The Streptomyces europaeiscabiei genome window below encodes:
- a CDS encoding cytochrome P450, with product MADTLTDAASGTSGQVPEYPMPRASGCPLAPPPAAAELRGDQPVTKVRIWNGSTPWLITRHADQRTLLTDPRVSNDDHEPDFPHVNAHRAAIAPHTPKLITNTDAPEHTRLRRSVNAPFLVKRIEAMRPAVQKIVDDLIDDMLAGPNPADLLTALALPVPSLVIAELLGVPYKDHEFFQENSNRVLDNSLTAEEAQESSRALGGYLDALFREKLEQPGDDVLSEMGTRVKVGEMTHQEAVSMGVAMLIAGHETTATMISLGTLALFEHPDQLAVLRDTEDPKVVAGAVDELLRYLSIVHSGLRRVAKDDIEIDGQVIRKGDGLLFDLQTANWDPIAFPEAERLDLSRPARQHNAFGYGPHQCLGQNLARLELQVVYGTLYRRIPTLRPAAPIEQLAFNHTGTTYGVKCLPVAW from the coding sequence ATGGCCGACACACTGACCGACGCCGCGTCCGGCACGAGCGGACAGGTCCCCGAGTACCCGATGCCCAGGGCGTCGGGCTGCCCGCTCGCGCCGCCGCCGGCCGCGGCGGAGCTGCGCGGCGACCAGCCGGTCACCAAGGTGCGGATCTGGAACGGCAGTACCCCGTGGCTGATCACCCGCCACGCCGACCAGCGGACCCTGCTCACCGACCCGCGTGTCAGCAACGACGACCACGAGCCGGACTTCCCCCATGTCAACGCCCACCGGGCGGCCATCGCCCCGCACACCCCGAAGCTGATCACCAACACGGACGCGCCGGAGCACACCCGGCTGCGCCGCTCGGTCAACGCGCCGTTCCTGGTGAAGCGGATCGAGGCGATGCGCCCGGCCGTGCAGAAGATCGTCGACGACCTGATCGACGACATGCTGGCCGGCCCCAACCCGGCCGACCTGCTCACCGCGCTGGCCCTGCCCGTGCCGTCGCTGGTCATCGCCGAGCTGCTCGGAGTGCCGTACAAGGACCACGAGTTCTTCCAGGAGAACAGCAACCGCGTCCTCGACAACTCCCTCACCGCAGAGGAGGCCCAGGAGTCCAGCCGTGCCCTCGGCGGGTATCTTGACGCGCTGTTCCGGGAGAAGCTCGAACAGCCGGGCGACGACGTGCTGTCCGAGATGGGCACCCGGGTCAAGGTCGGCGAGATGACCCACCAGGAGGCCGTCAGCATGGGCGTCGCCATGCTGATCGCCGGGCACGAGACCACGGCCACGATGATCAGCCTCGGCACGCTCGCCCTGTTCGAGCACCCTGACCAGCTGGCCGTGCTGCGGGACACCGAGGACCCGAAGGTCGTCGCGGGCGCCGTCGACGAGCTGCTGCGCTATCTGTCCATCGTCCACTCGGGTCTGCGCCGGGTGGCCAAGGACGACATCGAGATCGACGGTCAGGTCATCCGCAAGGGCGACGGCCTCCTCTTCGACCTCCAGACCGCCAACTGGGACCCGATCGCCTTCCCCGAGGCCGAGCGCCTGGACCTGAGCCGCCCCGCCCGCCAGCACAACGCGTTCGGTTACGGCCCCCACCAGTGCCTCGGCCAGAACCTGGCCCGCCTCGAACTGCAGGTCGTCTACGGCACCCTCTACCGGCGTATCCCCACCCTCCGCCCGGCCGCCCCGATCGAGCAGCTGGCGTTCAACCACACGGGGACGACGTACGGCGTGAAGTGCCTGCCCGTCGCCTGGTGA
- a CDS encoding ferredoxin: MRVELDEPKCVASGQCVMASPEVFDQRDDDGVAILLEEHPADDLMDGVQEAVAICPAAAIRLVDR; this comes from the coding sequence ATGCGTGTGGAACTCGACGAGCCCAAGTGCGTGGCCTCCGGCCAGTGTGTGATGGCCTCCCCCGAGGTGTTCGACCAGCGGGACGACGACGGTGTCGCGATCCTGCTGGAGGAGCACCCCGCCGACGACCTCATGGACGGCGTGCAGGAGGCCGTCGCGATCTGTCCCGCCGCCGCGATCCGACTGGTGGACCGGTGA